A part of Cannabis sativa cultivar Pink pepper isolate KNU-18-1 chromosome 6, ASM2916894v1, whole genome shotgun sequence genomic DNA contains:
- the LOC115724663 gene encoding uncharacterized protein LOC115724663 isoform X2, whose protein sequence is MSSSSSSVHLPLSILTPKLDTPKPQNAVTVRLPIHSALSLFSLGSNSALASLQFFTFLNGEYAKSGLAGLEKWIVNAGDEAVVVVWWDGGGLMCF, encoded by the exons ATGTCATCGTCCTCCTCCTCTGTTCATCTCCCTCTCTCCATTTTAACCCCAAAACTCGACACGCCTAAACCCCAAAACGCCGTCACAGTCCGACTGCCCATTCACtccgctctctctctcttttctctcggCTCCAATTCTGCCCTAGCCTCTCTTCAATTCTT TACATTTTTGAATGGCGAATATGCAAAGTCGGGTCTAGCAGGATTAGAGAAATGGATAGTTAATGCAGGGGACGAG gcaGTGGTGGTGGTCTGGTGGGATGGTGGTGGTTTAATGTGCTTTTAA
- the LOC115724663 gene encoding myosin-15 isoform X1: protein MSSSSSSVHLPLSILTPKLDTPKPQNAVTVRLPIHSALSLFSLGSNSALASLQFFTFLNGEYAKSGLAGLEKWIVNAGDEFVGTSWYEVNYIRQSSFLVYKNAMNYIFIYYI from the exons ATGTCATCGTCCTCCTCCTCTGTTCATCTCCCTCTCTCCATTTTAACCCCAAAACTCGACACGCCTAAACCCCAAAACGCCGTCACAGTCCGACTGCCCATTCACtccgctctctctctcttttctctcggCTCCAATTCTGCCCTAGCCTCTCTTCAATTCTT TACATTTTTGAATGGCGAATATGCAAAGTCGGGTCTAGCAGGATTAGAGAAATGGATAGTTAATGCAGGGGACGAG TTCGTAGGAACCTCGTGGTACGAGGTCAACTATATTAGACAATCTAGTTTTTTGGTATATAAAAACGCAATgaattacatttttatttattatatttag